A section of the Cololabis saira isolate AMF1-May2022 chromosome 16, fColSai1.1, whole genome shotgun sequence genome encodes:
- the ap5s1 gene encoding AP-5 complex subunit sigma-1 isoform X2, with amino-acid sequence MVLCFLIHTACAVGGLSPGESRVLYSRVFGPDGALGERSPEQRRLLRREKLAVVARQVRSAVSLSREASGKVLVDVGPGDEALALQEADGGVVRLRAGEPFTLVCEPHENLLLAEGTLRGLTRHCLEHLHMLGPGSEVLLKSSRVDVLLSRLLPHGQLLFLNHRFLQSLEKETAAYMAK; translated from the exons ATGGTGCTGTGTTTCCTGATCCACACCGCCTGTGCCGTGGGCGGGCTGTCCCCCGGGGAGAGCCGGGTGCTGTACTCCCGGGTGTTCGGGCCGGACGGGGCTCTGGGGGAGCGGAGCCCCGAGCAGAGGAGGCTGCTGCGGAGGGAGAAGCTGGCGGTGGTGGCGAG GCAGGTGCGGAGCGCCGTCTCTCTGTCCCGGGAGGCCTCGGGGAAGGTTCTGGTGGACGTGGGTCCGGGGGACGAGGCCCTGGCCCTGCAGGAGGCCGACGGCGGCGTGGTGCGGCTGCGGGCCGGAGAGCC CTTCACGCTGGTCTGTGAGCCGCACGAGAACCTGCTGCTGGCCGAGGGGACGCTGCGCGGCCTGACCCGGCACTGCCTGGAGCACCTGCACATGCTGGGCCCCGGCAGCGAG GTCTTGCTGAAGAGCAGCCGCGTGGACGTCCTGCTCAGCCGCCTCCTTCCTCACGGACAGCTCCTCTTCCTCAACCACCGCTTCCTGCAGAGCTTGGAGAAGGAAACGGCGGCGTACATGGCCAAGTGA
- the ap5s1 gene encoding AP-5 complex subunit sigma-1 isoform X1 produces MVLCFLIHTACAVGGLSPGESRVLYSRVFGPDGALGERSPEQRRLLRREKLAVVARQVRSAVSLSREASGKVLVDVGPGDEALALQEADGGVVRLRAGEPFPQEASALWLAVQSLAFTLVCEPHENLLLAEGTLRGLTRHCLEHLHMLGPGSEVLLKSSRVDVLLSRLLPHGQLLFLNHRFLQSLEKETAAYMAK; encoded by the exons ATGGTGCTGTGTTTCCTGATCCACACCGCCTGTGCCGTGGGCGGGCTGTCCCCCGGGGAGAGCCGGGTGCTGTACTCCCGGGTGTTCGGGCCGGACGGGGCTCTGGGGGAGCGGAGCCCCGAGCAGAGGAGGCTGCTGCGGAGGGAGAAGCTGGCGGTGGTGGCGAG GCAGGTGCGGAGCGCCGTCTCTCTGTCCCGGGAGGCCTCGGGGAAGGTTCTGGTGGACGTGGGTCCGGGGGACGAGGCCCTGGCCCTGCAGGAGGCCGACGGCGGCGTGGTGCGGCTGCGGGCCGGAGAGCCCTTCCCCCAGGAGGCCAGTGCTCTGTGGCTGGCCGTGCAGAGCCTGGCCTTCACGCTGGTCTGTGAGCCGCACGAGAACCTGCTGCTGGCCGAGGGGACGCTGCGCGGCCTGACCCGGCACTGCCTGGAGCACCTGCACATGCTGGGCCCCGGCAGCGAG GTCTTGCTGAAGAGCAGCCGCGTGGACGTCCTGCTCAGCCGCCTCCTTCCTCACGGACAGCTCCTCTTCCTCAACCACCGCTTCCTGCAGAGCTTGGAGAAGGAAACGGCGGCGTACATGGCCAAGTGA